A region of Clarias gariepinus isolate MV-2021 ecotype Netherlands chromosome 25, CGAR_prim_01v2, whole genome shotgun sequence DNA encodes the following proteins:
- the napgb gene encoding N-ethylmaleimide-sensitive factor attachment protein, gamma b yields MAAQKITEAHEHIAKAEKCLKTSMTKWKPDYDGAASEMAKAAVAFKNAKQFEQAKDAYLKEAEYHTDNKALFHAAKAIEQAGMMLKDMKRLPEAVALIEKACVMYVENGTSGTAGIALDRAGKLIEPVDLEKAVDLYQKAASVFENEDRLRQAAELLGKASRLLVRLRRLDEAAVSLQKEKNMYKEIENYPTCFKKTIAQVLVHLHRGDFVAADKCVKESYSLPGFSGSEDCAAMETLLASYDEQDEDAAYHVCNSPLLKYMDNDYAKLAISLKVPGGGGKKKKPPSAPQGGSSGAPAAEDEDEYEGGLC; encoded by the exons ATGGCAGCGCAGAAGATAACCGAGGCGCACGAGCACATCGCCAAAGCGGAGAAATG CTTAAAGACCAGCATGACTAAATGGAAGCCCGACTACGATGGAGCTGCGTCTGAGATGGCCAAAGCTG cTGTGGCCTTCAAAAATGCTAAGCAGTTCGAGCAAGCAAAGGACGCGTACCTGAAGGAGGCAGAGTACCACACCGACAATAAAGC ATTGTTCCATGCTGCAAA GGCAATCGAGCAAGCAGGTATGATGCTCAAG GATATGAAGCGACTCCCGGAGGCCGTCGCCCTGATTGAGAAAGCCTGTGTGATGTACGTGGAGAACGGGACATCAGGAACTGCAGGCATAGCTTTGGACAGAGCCGGCAA ACTAATCGAACCGGTGGATCTGGAGAAAGCTGTGGACTTGTATCAGAAAGCTGCGTCTGTTTTTGAG AACGAGGACCGGCTCAGACAGGCTGCCGAGCTTCTGGGAAAGGCGTCTAGACTTCTGGTGCGACTGCGCAG GCTGGACGAGGCGGCTGTCTCTctgcagaaagagaaaaacatgtACAAGGAGATTGAGAACTACCCCACCTGCTTCAAG AAAACTATAGCACAAGTCCTGGTCCATCTCCACCGAGGCGACTTTGTAGCAGCCGATAAGTGTGTTAAGGAGAGTTACAG TCTTCCTGGGTTCAGCGGCAGTGAGGACTGTGCTGCGATGGAGACGCTACTGGCCAGTTACGACGAGCAAGACGAGGACGCGGCGTATCACGTGTGTAACTCGCCTCTGCTCAAGTACATGGACAACGAC TATGCAAAGCTGGCCATCTCTCTAAAAGTACCCGGAGGAGgcgggaagaagaagaaacctcCCAGCGCTCCACAGGGGGGCAGCTCAGGAGCACCGGCTGCAGAGGACGAGGATGAATATGAAGGAGGACTGTGTTAG